A window of the Aspergillus flavus chromosome 6, complete sequence genome harbors these coding sequences:
- the esdC gene encoding esdC, which produces MSAVQLKFTLRTSSNVKTVHLLGSWDNYSRQIPLSRDEGKPGSWVGKFRFQTSMLKLGGRYWYYYIMDGYHVSHDPAVEYTIEPTTGRKLNILDVPGGSKKSSSSAQKPRRTSDEVVKGRAPSPSKIHHPKPSKPYASRQIRETDFAPTMEDLSMRFAGSRLSDEYSLSNSPPSSVGSSLSSRSSRSSGSTSPSSLSSMSDPASVCRCERYGITRKGDRVKLDCGGSRCGYVTESSEASCSESDSDEEYRRARRGVRRQGIVVRR; this is translated from the exons ATGTCCGCTGTGCAACTCAAGTTCACTCTTCGGACTTCGTCCAATGTCAAGACTGTCCACCTGCTTGGCTCTTGGGACAACTACTCCCGCCAGATCCCCCTCTCCAGGGATGAGGGCAAGCCCGGTTCATGGGTTGGCAAGTTCCGCTTCCAGACCTCCATGCTTAAGCTCGGCGGCCGCTACTGGTACTAT TACATCATGGATGGATACCACGTCTCCCATGATCCCGCCGTTGAGTACACCATTGAGCCAACCACCGGCCGCAAGCTGAACATCCTTGATGTTCCCGGAGGTAGCAAGAAATCCAGCTCTTCTGCCCAGAAGCCCAGAAGGACCTCCGATGAGGTCGTGAAGGGCCGTGCTCCGTCCCCGTCGAAGATCCATCATCCCAAGCCCTCCAAGCCCTACGCCTCCCGCCAAATCCGGGAGACCGACTTCGCTCCTACCATGGAGGACCTCTCCATGCGCTTTGCGGGATCCCGCCTGTCAGACGAGTACTCCCTTTCCAACAGCCCCCCCAGCTCAGTTGGCTCATCCCTGTCTTCTCGGTCTTCTCGGTCCTCTGGCAGCACCTCTCCCTCATCGCTGTCTTCCATGAGTGACCCAGCTAGCGTCTGCCGCTGCGAGCGCTATGGCATCACTCGGAAGGGCGACCGCGTCAAGCTCGACTGCGGTGGTAGTCGTTGTGGCTACGTCACCGAGTCGTCTGAGGCTAGCTGCTCCGAGTCCGACAGTGACGAGGAGTACCGCCGGGCCCGCCGGGGTGTTCGTCGCCAGGGTATTGTTGTGCGTCGGTAA
- a CDS encoding Alpha/Beta hydrolase protein yields MASNPLTALYKEKNGSKITTDIYIPQTQSNKNVNVKYPVLINIHGGAFMLGNSRMVSIPQIEDCLSRGWIVVVPNHRLCPGVNILEGPVEDCRDLLTWVYDGRLEGFLRDQGVGMVSVDTEKVMAFGTSSGGFLALSLGYDVPKPPRAILDFYGAVHFTHPFWTEPLPHVAEKLPPGLSPEFMNRVYEDPVPTDSSISLEGQTESGRAKGPDFSRPRDAFAFMQIANGRVLSACFPGRDVREIDPVCCVRERFPPTCVVHGVEDRMVPIYLSRELVRVLEENGIECEMVEVPGEDHTFAMGMEVGSRTWELQRRGFDFLEMVINRE; encoded by the exons atggcatCCAACCCACTAACAGCCCTCTACAAAGAGAAAAACGGCTCGAAAATAACAACAGACATCTACATACCCCAAACTCAATCTAACAAGAATGTAAATGTAAAATACCCTGTCT TAATCAACATCCACGGCGGAGCATTCATGCTCGGCAACTCACGCATGGTCTCCATCCCCCAGATCGAGGACTGTCTATCCCGGGGCTGGATTGTAGTGGTCCCCAACCATCGTCTCTGTCCCGGGGTGAATATCCTCGAGGGCCCGGTGGAGGATTGTCGGGATCTCCTGACCTGGGTGTATGATGGTAGACTGGAGGGGTTTCTACGCGATCAGGGGGTGGGAATGGTAAGCGTTGATACAGAGAAGGTTATGGCATTCGGGACGAGTAGTGGAGGGTTTTTGGCGTTGAGTTTG GGCTACGACGTCCCCAAACCACCGAGAGCAATTCTCGATTTCTACGGCGCAGTCCATTTCACACATCCCTTCTGGACCGAACCTCTCCCGCATGTAGCTGAGAAGTTACCCCCGGGTCTGTCCCCGGAGTTTATGAACCGGGTTTACGAGGATCCGGTTCCCACGGATAGTTCTATCTCGCTCGAGGGCCAGACGGAGTCTGGACGGGCTAAGGGGCCGGACTTTTCGCGTCCGCGGGATGCGTTTGCGTTTATGCAGATTGCGAACGGGCGGGTGTTGAGTGCTTGTTTTCCTGGGCGGGATGTGAGGGAGATTGATCCTGTGTGCTGCGTTCGGGAGAGGTTTCCTCCTACGTGTGTTGTGCATGGGGTTGAGGATCGGATGGTTCCAATTTACTTGAGTAGGGAGTTAGTGAGGGTTCTGGAGGAGAACGGAATAGAGTGTGAGATGGTAGAAGTTCCCGGGGAGGATCATACGTTTGCGATGGGAATGGAGGTTGGGTCTAGGACTTGGGAGTTGCAGAGAAGGGGGTTTGATTTCTTGGAGATGGTTATTAATCGAGAGTAG